attttttaaattaaaaacaaaatatcttaaacatgtatatatttatattacatgtttaatgttcaattacatatattaatatatttgtaattgaatgtctactgcaatcacatgatagatacatatatacttatatatgatccccaaggggaaattcaaggtcccagtagcttatagacatcacacacacacacaacacaaacacacacacacacacacacacacacacacacacacacacacacacacacacgaaaagtaactacattaaCATACTATGAATTACTTTTAAActagaattgtttttgaattgaaaaatcaATGCCGAATTGAATCGTGAGCCAAAAACTCggaatcaaattatctgaaccGTACACCCCAGGAAAATACCTCTCTCTATTGTAGTTTTCATTGTTAGTGCTGGAGTCCACCATTTCCTGGATTTAAACTGCATTCATACGCAAAAAGGGATTCACAACTGATTCTGTGTGTTACCGTTTTATCGCAACATCAACATCCCTGTTCAGGTGTTTCTGAGATGTTTAGGGATGGGAATCGATAACCGCTTCCAGTTGAGGACCGGTTTCAAATGGTCCGACATATAAAAATGGTACGCTTCCATGTTTTTTGGACAGCTGCACATTGCAAAACATTAACGTCAAACTACGCTGCTGGACTCTTGCACCCAGAAGGACTCATcgaggagaggaagaaacaaTCCAAAGGGCTTCACTTCATTTCACAGAGAAACGTGACAGCAGTGCTGCTTGTACAGCCTGTAAAAtgaataatcattttaaataagcaCAAGGTAACACCAGCAATGTGCTGAAAAACTGCTTCCTAACCGAGCAGCGGGTCCGTTACTGAGCAAAAATATCCAGTTATAATAACATTCCCGCCACGCAGGCAGGCTtaacagatttcttttctttgacaaaGAAAACCCAAATGACAACAGATGCTAAACAAATGTTCTCTCACTTCATCTACACTGTGTTCAGTGTAGAGATAATAAAACAGTTGCTTTAATGCTGAAAACCTGTGTATTGACAAGGAATCAATAAGGGAAACGATAAAAAATTGACACAATAAGCAGCATAAATAATGGCATTGGTATCAAATAACTCTTATCAGTTCCCATCCCTAGAGCTGCCGCTATTAAAAAGGATTTCAACTGATAGTGCACGGGGAGGCTTTTATTGGGAAGCTGTAACAATGTGTTTGTCACAGAGGTTAGCACTAACTGCAATTGctgcaaatttttttttgacatttcacatcagtgaatacattttaaatattgccGCAAGGGACAGAGCATTAAGGAGCAGGCACAGTAAGTGTGTTTCCATACATCTGATGTAACGCACATTTTGCAAAGAACTACCACTGACGGAAATtgaaaaagtccaaaatccaacTATCCCAACAAAAAGTAGTAATGCTTAGCTGGGGTGGAAAGGTTGGTGCATGGATACAGATGTAAACACACTAATtgaataaaaagtattaaacttTAATTGCCACAAAATCAACTACAACTGAAATCTTAAAAGGTTATGCCTCTAAGCGCGGAAGCAGTACTAGTTTAAAATACTCAATTTAACTTTCTATTCTTCGGTCTGAAAAATCCCAAATGTTGACTTAATGGGAAAGTAAGAGCCGATTActaataaagaaagagagagaaactaaaTTTCATCAGACGCCTTACCTCCTGTAGCAGGTCCGCCTGCTCTATGGCCTTCAACACATTCTTTTTGGACGTCTCCTGAGCTTCCCCCCCCAGCAAGAACTCATCCAGAATGAAGTAGGCCTTCTCAAAGTTGAAAATAATGTCCAGCTCACAAACCTGTCGTGTAGAAATGAAAAGAACACTAATTATGACATTAGTAAGTAGTATTTTCTAAGTGTCAAAAATGGCTTTAATATCCAAATGTCACTACATTGTcctgaaatatgtgttttttatgcttatcttatcatatcatatctggaacactgtttatatatttataacatgatattatataatatttatatgttttaaaaagcactttgaattgccttgttgctgaaatgtgctaaacaaataaagctgccttgccttgccttactgtATTGTACTACATGTGAGGAACAATAAAGTTTTGTCTTCTTTATACAAATGAATAAGCGCGGTGAGGATACAACAGAAAACGCACACTGCCAAAGTATTTGTCCAGCAGCTCCACGTATCTGTGGATGATCTCCAGTGTGATCAGCTCGTTGTCCTGGTCCTCGATGGCGCAGCAGAAGTACAGGCTGGCGTATCTGCAACCCAGACACAAGCCAGACAACTTTACCTTGACAGTAGTATTTAAACCAAGTATCTTCCACTGTAAAAACTGCAACGTCAACCTGACAACGTAAATATAAGAACAGCTGACTTTACGCATTTTTACCACTTAGACAGGACAAGGGATGTATACCGTCTCACAGCTCACTGTAATAGTGCTGCGAGAGCACTCCTGCCATTATTAAGAAGAGCTGTTTGCTGTGTACAGGGTGTTCatttaaaagccaaaaaacGGACGCAGAAGGCTGTATGAGTTAAGCCTCATTCTGCCATGGCTCTTCATCCCTGATAATCCCTGAGGCACTCTTTAAGCATGTGACGATTGGCTCATAAAGGAGGTGGTCAGTTGATCCCCCACAACCAGTGGGTAAAGAGGACACACTGGCTGTGGATCTTTAGAACATGTCTGGAACAAGTCTACAACTCCACATCCTTGTCTTCCCAGTATGGCTGCACAGTTAATCGCCATTTGAACTAGTTCAAATTACAAATCGCAAGGGGGAGGAGGGCGTAATACTTGTCATGCGCAAAATATgtatcaaaccaatttaaattAAGCACCGTGGTCCTGCAGAGGCATCGCAGCCTACAAATCATAGTTTACCTACTAAAGAAAACGGCTTTGTCTGGTTCAGATCCTTGTAAAAAGTGCACTATAATCatgtgcatttttaaaatgtttcacattttgcaATGAAAATTGAGAACAACAATTCAAAATTTATCATTCCCTCACATATAATGAATATCAGTCAAAAGTAATTGCAGTTAAATATTTTGCTTATATCGTGCGGCCCTACTGCTCAGTGCCATTGAATGCAAGGCACAGCCGGGCTCACCACAAAGGCGCCCTTCACTTGTTAGGTTGTCTGGGGTCCTTTACCGGGGCGGACCCACAGGGCAGCCCGGCCGGCAGGGCAGGAGGAGGTTAACACCTCAATCCTGTCAAAGCAATTATTTGCTTCTTAATGTTGCATGTGGCCACCTGATGACAAAGTTGGATCCTGTATTAAACATGGATTTGTTCTCAGTGCATTTCTTTGCACAATGTTGTGTTTAGAGTTATATTTTCTGTTACACATCAGGCAGGGAGCTCGGAGCATTTCTTAGAGCTACATTCTAAATCGCCACATATGAAGGCAATTCGTTTTGGCAAATATATCAGCGAGTGGATTCAGCCCTATCTCTCATCCCAGATTGATTTTTTGACACATGGTCAGATGGAATGCAGTACATGTTTTGAGAATTTAAAATCGCTGTAGttcaaaatgccaaacatttgctgcTCACAGATtctcaaatgtgatgatttcctgcctATCTTTGTCGTATGTGATAGATTTGGACTGCTGCTCGAATATGATTTCATTATATTGCCTTAAACTGTAAGAAAACATAACCGGCatgtttcactattttctgacattgtatAGACAAAACGATTAACTGAGAAAATACTCGCAgaataatcaataatgaaaataatgtaagTTACATCCCCGGACAAGCTGTAAGTCTTTATGAATATTGAAATGTTAGTGCGTAATGCGTTAGTTGCTACGCTTGACTAGAACTGTGTCCTCCAGAACCCATCTTTCCAAATcctgtattttcaaatgtctgTGGCCCTCCACATCTCCTTAAAATCACAACACATCTCAACTAATCTGGAATACGGTGCTCTATTCCTGGACCTCTTTCCCTTCACCTTCAGCAAAGGTAGTGCTCATGTTTGGCACATAATTAATATATAAACAATCAAACAGCTGTATTCAAGACCTCTCTTTTGACATGTGAGTAGGTAGGACACTCTGAGAGCTACACAGACCTCATGGAgaacagatactgtatattctgaCCACTGCAGTACTACTAGACCCAGAGGGAGCAGTCCTAATCGTACTTACTAACACTTTTATGCCTTTATAGGATGCAAAACGAGTCCATTGAATAGTTGTAGACACATGAAAAACtattaatgtgtttgttgtacAATGATGTAAAGTCACTGACTCGTCAACACCTCAAGTGCTATGTTTGCCTGTCCCTGTTGGGTCACCGGGTTCACCAATAATCCGCCTGCTTGTCTGTTGGCACAGCAACAGGATATAAAGAAGCACGATTAATGCTGTCTCTCATTGTAGTAGAGTGCAGTCCTGATGCCTTTGTCACTTTGATAACACTTTCTCCTGCCTCTCCATCTGAGCCAGGTCTATGAATGACAGGGCCATGAATTGCCCAGGGAAGTGTGAATTATTCTTTTCAACCAGAGAGCACTTTGTCCATAAACAAGTCCCAACTCATACCCACCTCTTATATACAATCTTGAGGTCTCTCCACTCCAGAAAGCTGCACATTTTGGGCTTTCGAGCCAGGACCGTCTGCACCAGCTCTCTGGTgatcttctttttctccctatCAGACAGAGGCACGTACCATTTCTGAAGCCTGAGCTTGCCTTGTCGACTAAACAGAAGCATGAACTGCATCTGAAATGAAGAGATGAAGGTGTGAAACACAAGGAGAGATAAAGGAGTGGGTGCTTCCACAGAAAGAGGCAAAAAGCATTCAAAAGAACACATCTTATCACTTCTAATTTGAGACCGGATGTAACCTAGATATCAAGAGCCACTCTGATTCTTAACTTAAGCCAAATTGAGGAAATTATTACTGCATGACAAGTGGGAGGGGCTCAATAAATTAGCAAGATGCAAGacaaatgacattttatttaggtcaaataaatataaaaaaaacgaaaaacacGATTCATGTAATCATTTCATATCAGTGACATACCGGTAGCTAGTTAGTTATTAAGCTAACATATGTTAAAGATAAACTGCGCAGCATTTAACTTCATGTTCAGCCTCAGTTTACCAGAGACGTTCTCAATTCAAGATACACTTCATGCATATAACACGAGACAGCCATGGCCATAACAAATTAATAAGCCAGTTATCTCCAGTTATAACAAAACGTGACTAAATGACTGAAACCATCATCTTCTTCAGCGTTACCGTTACCAACACAACCTAACGGAAGTAGCGTTCCCGCCGTTACTCAGCGGTTAGCGTTCGGCTGCTCAGCCACGGCCGAGCCGGTGGTAAATACctcatattttaatataaaaggTCAAATTATACACGTTTAAAACTACTTACCTTGAATAACAACACTGTATTCCCCTCTGAAGAAATGAACTACCCAGCGCCACCCTGAAACAGACACGGCCAGTTGGCATCAGGCTGCTGATTGGCCAATGAGGCGCTCACACCGTTGTTCATTGGCTAACACTGCTTCGCATTCTCCGCCTATCCTAACCTTTAACTCGATATCACGGATGTGATTGGCTGATGTGTCATGTgtgcatatgtacacacacacacacacacacacacacacatatatatatatatatgtatatatgtttatatataaatatatatacatatacatatacatacacacatttatatgtaTAAACATCAATCAAACCACAAGGAACCGGATGGTTCAAGGCAGAATAACCCACCAGTAGTGAAATTTAGCTAGAAGTGGtaagtgtttcccaaaatgtaccCAAAAAAGTACACTTACACTGTAAAGTGGCACATGTCACCTGATATTCTTTTAAGTTTATTGGAGGACATTTtgcctttttgcctttttttttatcagatggTGACAGGTGAGGTCCAGACAGGAAACATAGGACACCAGGACACCCCGTTTGAAATTGTAACATAGGCTCATCTGTGATTGTTGTGAGTCTTTGCCTAGACCATGTCATAAGCACATGAGCAGGTtataactgcaggtgatggcatTGTCCTGGAAGACATCACCGTCATAAAGAATGGTTCTTGAAGTGATGGTATTCGCCACAGGTGCAGGACTACAACAAACGAGCCTAAGAAGGCGTCTAAGGGCCAATAAAAGTATTAGATAAGGCCTGTGGATTACAGTAATCCCATCTACTACAGCTTTGGGTATCACACACTCATCGCATTCCAGCACAGCTGAAGAGGAAGATGGAGGTCACTGCTCGATGTGCTGCTCTGCTGTTCCTCCTGCTTCTATCTCAGGGTAAGTCACTGTGCGCCTGCTTGTGGGATATTAAATCACTATGCTCTCTGTCTGCcctaaaaacactgaaatatgGGCTACTCAGTGTCTGCTTTGGTTGTAGTGTCTGTTTGTAACCATGTTCATAGTGGCCAGTGAGCAACACAATTGTTATGATTGGggaaagtcatttttttcttcttcatattttgtgttttttctcaggTTTCTTCTTGTCACATGTACACAGATCATGCAGATTAATTAGAGATATTTGTCACGTTTCCCGTGAATGTACCTGCAAAAGTTCCCTTGCATTAATAAGTATTAATTGAGTTATTTGTTTACTCTGCTTCTCCGTTTCACAGGCCTGAACGCTGTCCACTCACAGGAGGTAAGAGTCTAACAATAAACCACCTGGAAGAAGTTTGAGGTGGGATTTGAACCTCTTGTTTAACTCGTCCACGTGTCTCCTTCAGGAGGACGAGGCTGTCCCGGAGGACGAGGCTGTCCCGGAGCAGGAGCTACAGGAGGAGGACCAGCAGGTGATCGAGACATGGACATCAAACACAAAAGCCTGCACCTGTGACTGTGAGTCTGCTGAGTCACCGACACGCCCCCCCACTGTTGTCCCACTTGTCCTGCCGACCTCACTGCTGCCTCCGCCACCTCAGGCTCGCCCGCTCCACTGCATGCCAGGTGAGGACTCCACCCGGGCGACACCACCTGTGTTGACTTGTAGTTGAATGCTGTCGTAAACCAGGCCAGCACGTTTAAGAAGGTGATAAATGGGGACATATTtcagaaaaaggttttttcCGCAGTAAGTTATACTTATGGGGAATGTGCctacacaacaaacaaaaatattaataactgAGGCTCCCACAGGCTCGCATGGGGTCAGCATTTCTGTGATGTAGTCTGGGGCCAGACCCTGATGAGCTTTAAAAGATcagtaaaatcttaaaatcaattctaaaatgGACAGGGAGCCAGTTACGGTAAGATTGGGGTGGAGTGATGTA
This sequence is a window from Etheostoma cragini isolate CJK2018 chromosome 9, CSU_Ecrag_1.0, whole genome shotgun sequence. Protein-coding genes within it:
- the LOC117950109 gene encoding AP-1 complex subunit sigma-2 isoform X1, which produces MQFMLLFSRQGKLRLQKWYVPLSDREKKKITRELVQTVLARKPKMCSFLEWRDLKIVYKRYASLYFCCAIEDQDNELITLEIIHRYVELLDKYFGSVCELDIIFNFEKAYFILDEFLLGGEAQETSKKNVLKAIEQADLLQENLDFQMRLFAGCQRSRDAAQRAGGNWPDINTVHIILHVPHTSFICQLLYLADNSNSPLSTLTVTHTHTQLCLCSLFPETTNVALLLPAELFVLCEDVKC
- the LOC117950109 gene encoding AP-1 complex subunit sigma-2 isoform X6; protein product: MQFMLLFSRQGKLRLQKWYVPLSDREKKKITRELVQTVLARKPKMCSFLEWRDLKIVYKRYASLYFCCAIEDQDNELITLEIIHRYVELLDKYFGSVCELDIIFNFEKAYFILDEFLLGGEAQETSKKNVLKAIEQADLLQENLDFQMRLFAAPS
- the LOC117950109 gene encoding AP-1 complex subunit sigma-2 isoform X2; amino-acid sequence: MQFMLLFSRQGKLRLQKWYVPLSDREKKKITRELVQTVLARKPKMCSFLEWRDLKIVYKRYASLYFCCAIEDQDNELITLEIIHRYVELLDKYFGSVCELDIIFNFEKAYFILDEFLLGGEAQETSKKNVLKAIEQADLLQENLDFQMRLFAGVMVPNMVSESSGLFQN
- the LOC117950109 gene encoding AP-1 complex subunit sigma-2 isoform X7 yields the protein MQFMLLFSRQGKLRLQKWYVPLSDREKKKITRELVQTVLARKPKMCSFLEWRDLKIVYKRYASLYFCCAIEDQDNELITLEIIHRYVELLDKYFGSVCELDIIFNFEKAYFILDEFLLGGEAQETSKKNVLKAIEQADLLQEPRHEFFNVPVY
- the LOC117950109 gene encoding AP-1 complex subunit sigma-2 isoform X3, with amino-acid sequence MQFMLLFSRQGKLRLQKWYVPLSDREKKKITRELVQTVLARKPKMCSFLEWRDLKIVYKRYASLYFCCAIEDQDNELITLEIIHRYVELLDKYFGSVCELDIIFNFEKAYFILDEFLLGGEAQETSKKNVLKAIEQADLLQEDAKEAETPRSVLEEIGLT
- the LOC117950109 gene encoding AP-1 complex subunit sigma-2 isoform X4 codes for the protein MQFMLLFSRQGKLRLQKWYVPLSDREKKKITRELVQTVLARKPKMCSFLEWRDLKIVYKRYASLYFCCAIEDQDNELITLEIIHRYVELLDKYFGSVCELDIIFNFEKAYFILDEFLLGGEAQETSKKNVLKAIEQADLLQEEAETPRSVLEEIGLT
- the LOC117950109 gene encoding AP-1 complex subunit sigma-2 isoform X5 → MQFMLLFSRQGKLRLQKWYVPLSDREKKKITRELVQTVLARKPKMCSFLEWRDLKIVYKRYASLYFCCAIEDQDNELITLEIIHRYVELLDKYFGSVCELDIIFNFEKAYFILDEFLLGGEAQETSKKNVLKAIEQADLLQESQNEDWGSLPNEELL